The DNA segment ACTGAAGATgcgagtgtctctgtgtggcaGCGCGGCGTGTCGGACTCAGTTCCTGCAGGAGCCTCAGTGACTCTGCAGTGCTCGGTTCTCTCTGAGAGCAGAGCAGCAGAACTCCAAGTGCTCTGGTTCAGAGCTGCTCCACCACAATCCCATCCTCAAATCATTTACACTCATCACAACAGCAGCCGTCAGTGTGAGATCGACTCttctacacacacctgtgtgtacaACTTCTCCAAGAACATCCTCAGCCTCAATGATACTGGAACTTACTACTGCGCTGTGCTCCTGTGTGGGAAGATCATCTTCGGGAACGGGACATCAGTACAGATGGAGAACTTTCCGGAAAATGGTTTGGGTAAAAGAaatgtgtgaatatttatttgagtttcagttaaaacaataacatacagaatgtaatgatattttatgtgtttatatgttattTGATCTGTCCACATGAATATCTGTTACATCACTTTTTCTCTACATATCCATCTTATATAACAGCTTTAGGACCTGAAGTGTTCTACCTCACTGTAGTGGTGgtcgtgtgtgtggttgtgatcTTCACTCAAACTTTTATCATCTGTAAAATGAGAAACCGTGTCAGAACCAGAGGTGAGTCTGGATCATACTGAAACGCAAACAGTTCTGcaaattatattcatttttctGGGGGCAGGAGGTCGGCTTAGGGTGGGATTAGTGGTCAGTGTGCTTGTGTTGTACTTCTGGTgattggggtttgattcctgcctccatcCTATGTGCTGGTTAgcttagtgtttagtgtgtttgtcCTTCACTTCCAGGGTTTTTAGAGTCTTGTGTTTTTAGagtttccttcaggttctccggtttcctccatcagtccaaagacacactttgtaggctgattggagtcttcattattttaaaatatttataattttgatttatgattaaacattttctgtctttcaaCCCAATATAATGACTACTAATATGACCGAAGACTAAAAGCTAcatgttaatatattatttctctCAGCTTCGAGACCGCAACAAGGTTCTAGGGCAGAAAAAACACCCAATaaagtaaatcatttttattttttcctacatgatattattattattaaactcacTACTCGATTTCACTTCATTTGATGTTCGTTCCCACAGGATGCCGATGCAGAGGAGCTGAATTACACTTCTTTACATTTCAGTAAGAAGAACACTAAAAGAGTGAGCAGAAACCGAGACAAACCTGAAGACTGCGTTTATTCTGAAGTGTTGTATGGCACCTAGAttatatttctaatttaattagtttattttattcattagttttatttttcctaATTAAAGGTTATTACATATCTGTGGTCAGTGTTCTCATGTCCTGTGATGGACAAACAAATATCCATCAAATCATATTCAAActctgtgattatttatttctgtgtaatTCTGTGTGGAAAATTCATCACAGCCAACAAACATTGTCTTcatgtggtgtctgtgtgtcaaaACACCTACACACTTGTACTCGCAGCACACTTTTTATGCTCATTGAACATTTTCAAGGCCATGTAGTGAGGCATTATGATTAAAATTGTCCCCATGGTTATAAAGATTCATTTCAGAACAAATTTCAGTTGATCTGATTACAGACGGTTGTGTTAAACAGTCAGTTATTGTACACTTACAAAGGgaaaagtgtgtaaaaataataaaaatgaaagtgaacATGTGGTGTAGGGACAAACGTTTCATTTCCTGCTCTTGAGGTTAACTGATCTAAATACTgtttacatgaaaaaaatacaagcaTTAACTTTGCACCTACATTTTGgagatgtaaatatttaaaatatgtggtttgtgtgtgtgtgtgtgtgtgtgtgtgtgtgtgtgtgtgtgtgaggtgtgaaaaagtgttggcccctttcctgtttttgtatttttttgcatgtttgtcacgctctaatgtttcagattattaaacaaatttaaataatagtcaaagataacacaagtaaacacaacatgcggtttttaaatgaagatttttattattaagggaaaaactAAATCCAAatctacatggccctgtgtgaaaaagtgtttgccccctaaacctaataactgtgATCCAGCCTTAGCaacaagaactgcaatcaagcatttgtgATAGCTGAGGCTGTGGGGGGATTTTGTACACTCATCTTTGCCGAATTGTTGCAATTCAGCCACAATGGAGGGTTTTTGTGCATGAATCACCTTTTTAAGTTCAGGTCACAGCATCTCATTAGGATTCAGGTCTCTgagccactccaaagtcttcattttgtttttcttcagctattcagaggtggacttactggtgtgttttggatcattgtcctgctgcagaacccaagttctcttcagcttgaggtcacggaCGGTTGGCCGCACTTCATCCTTCGGGAATTTTTAGTAGATAGctgaattcatggttccatttatcacagcaagtcttccaggtcctgaagcagcaaaacaggcccagaccatcacacgaccatcaccatattttactgtttgaatgatgttctttttctgaaatgcggtgttacttttacaccagatgtaatgggggacacaccttccaaaatgtTCCACTTTTGACTCGTctgtccacagagtattttcccaaagtcTTGGgaatcatcaagatgttttctggcaaatctgagacgagacatttttgtttttctcagcaGCGGATTTCGTCTTGgtactctgccatgcaggccatttctGCCCAGTCTCTTTATTATGGTAGAGTCATGAACCCTGACCTTAAccgaggcaagtgaggcctgcagttctttggatgttatCGTGGGGTCTTTTGTAACATTTTGAATGAGTCGTCGCTGCTTTCTTGTggtaattttgttttgattcatgAGTTATTTAATTTAGCACTTGTTACACCTGatctcacttttttttcaaGTATTGAAATTTTATCcgtataaatattgtatttcaATCCGAGTGCACATTtttaactaaaaacaaaaaatttgaAATTCGGTTaacaattattacattttttatttttatttgtttgcaggTAGTTAAATAACGTAGTTAAATATCGTCTTTCCTTTTGGTAAAATGTACAGTTGTATACGTCAGAGTTTCACTGTCAGATTCCTAGAAAATGTCGAAAAAAATCCGTTAAATTTCGCATGAAGCTGAGCATAAAGACTGtagacattatattattattaaatatcagTAAATTACCAGCAGCAGATTAATGATATAGATAAGACAAGAACACCTATGTGTAGGAAAACTCCTGTATGACTAAAACAAACTTTGTTATATCTAGATAAAATCAATCAATGAAACAATTAAACAGGATACGATTATGTAAAATAGATATTATATTTTCTTGCAAACGTACCTGCGTCCTTCCTGAAGGATCTCCTACAGAAGGTTTTGCTATTaatattgaaacattttttatacttatttagtcattttaacattttaattcatcTGAATTGATGTAATTATTATCTGgcaacaaaaacacttacttttatcgagttttcttctcctcagtaTGAAATAAGCTAGACAGAAAATTAGAACTGCGCACAAACCCAAAGTCGATCCCAAACCGATCACTGTCAAATAGAAACTAACATTATTCATTAAGAATTtaagataaattaatgaaaaattAATTATACGTCTTAcctgtgtcgtgtcgtgtgtcctTGTTAGTGTTGTTTTCTTGCGGTGTTGGTTCACACTCCACTGaatgatcacacagagctgctttaGATGTTTCAGCGTTAACACGCTCACCTAGAAATGTTTATCACGACACGTCACTAAAAACTAAACCTGAATATCGTTGAAGAATGTTGAGAATGTCGATGAAGAATAAAACGTTACAGCATTTAATCAGTC comes from the Tachysurus fulvidraco isolate hzauxx_2018 chromosome 17, HZAU_PFXX_2.0, whole genome shotgun sequence genome and includes:
- the LOC113646045 gene encoding uncharacterized protein LOC113646045 isoform X2, producing the protein MTLIWTIVLFLNTIYHFLDSAKTVEISRTSVLSVKSGERVTLNCPFGDNRKAESVVWYKLILGEMPQKIGERLAYKDINISREFMTSGFKIEENDNRISLTIQQIKKEDGGLYYCGKCNMNEVALSNGTFLAVTGTEDASVSVWQRGVSDSVPAGASVTLQCSVLSESRAAELQVLWFRAAPPQSHPQIIYTHHNSSRQCEIDSSTHTCVYNFSKNILSLNDTGTYYCAVLLCGKIIFGNGTSVQMENFPENALGPEVFYLTVVVVVCVVVIFTQTFIICKMRNRVRTRASRPQQGSRAEKTPNKDADAEELNYTSLHFSKKNTKRVSRNRDKPEDCVYSEVLYGT
- the LOC113646045 gene encoding uncharacterized protein LOC113646045 isoform X1 is translated as MTLIWTIVLFLNTIYHFLDSAKTVEISRTSVLSVKSGERVTLNCPFGDNRKAESVVWYKLILGEMPQKIGERLAYKDINISREFMTSGFKIEENDNRISLTIQQIKKEDGGLYYCGKCNMNEVALSNGTFLAVTGTEDASVSVWQRGVSDSVPAGASVTLQCSVLSESRAAELQVLWFRAAPPQSHPQIIYTHHNSSRQCEIDSSTHTCVYNFSKNILSLNDTGTYYCAVLLCGKIIFGNGTSVQMENFPENGLALGPEVFYLTVVVVVCVVVIFTQTFIICKMRNRVRTRASRPQQGSRAEKTPNKDADAEELNYTSLHFSKKNTKRVSRNRDKPEDCVYSEVLYGT
- the LOC113646045 gene encoding uncharacterized protein LOC113646045 isoform X3 translates to MTLIWTIVLFLNTIYSAKTVEISRTSVLSVKSGERVTLNCPFGDNRKAESVVWYKLILGEMPQKIGERLAYKDINISREFMTSGFKIEENDNRISLTIQQIKKEDGGLYYCGKCNMNEVALSNGTFLAVTGTEDASVSVWQRGVSDSVPAGASVTLQCSVLSESRAAELQVLWFRAAPPQSHPQIIYTHHNSSRQCEIDSSTHTCVYNFSKNILSLNDTGTYYCAVLLCGKIIFGNGTSVQMENFPENGLALGPEVFYLTVVVVVCVVVIFTQTFIICKMRNRVRTRASRPQQGSRAEKTPNKDADAEELNYTSLHFSKKNTKRVSRNRDKPEDCVYSEVLYGT